TGGTTGCGTCCGATCTTGGCCACGGCGTGCTCCTTGCTCACGGGTGGCCGGATGCTGACACAGCCCAGCGACATCTCCAACGATCCCGTGCCGATGAGACCAATCCCGGCACGGGAGGCCGCGGGGCGACACGTGCGTGTTCATGGGGCGCCTGGCCCGGCTGTCGCGACGCGGTCGGTCGGGCCGGTGTGGGGGTGGGGGGACCCGGGGGTCAGGTGGGTGGGTCTCGGACGAGGTGTCGCTGGTCGGGGGTGGTGAAGGTGACGGTGTTGTCGGGGTTCCACCGCACGTTCCAGCCGCCTTCGTGGACGAGCTGGTGGCAGTGGTCGCACAGCAGCACGAGGTTGTTGAGGTCGGTGGGCCCCAGGTCGGTCCAGTGCACGCAGTGGTGGGGGACACAGATGTGGGCGGGCGCCCCGCAGCCGCGGCAGGCTTTGTCGCGCACGAGCAGGCAGTCGCGCTGGCCGACGCTGGGGGCGCGGGTGGTGCGCCCCAGGTGGATCGGGACCGATGCGGAGATCGGAA
This genomic interval from Actinomycetota bacterium contains the following:
- a CDS encoding HNH endonuclease, coding for PISASVPIHLGRTTRAPSVGQRDCLLVRDKACRGCGAPAHICVPHHCVHWTDLGPTDLNNLVLLCDHCHQLVHEGGWNVRWNPDNTVTFTTPDQRHLVRDPPT